From Marivirga harenae, one genomic window encodes:
- a CDS encoding SxtJ family membrane protein has protein sequence MEDVGKYRNVLIITAGFLLFYLFFDVMVLLYISVSIAVLGGLSPKVAQAINWLWMKLAFLLGWVNTRILLSIIFYLFLTPIALVSRLFTKDPLRLKKPKSSNFEVRNHLYNKEELENIW, from the coding sequence ATGGAAGATGTTGGTAAGTATAGAAATGTCTTAATAATTACAGCCGGATTTTTGCTGTTCTACCTCTTTTTTGATGTAATGGTATTGCTGTATATTTCGGTTTCTATAGCGGTACTAGGTGGATTATCGCCTAAAGTAGCACAGGCTATAAACTGGCTATGGATGAAATTAGCTTTTTTACTAGGTTGGGTAAATACGAGGATATTATTAAGTATTATTTTTTACTTATTCTTGACACCAATAGCACTGGTTTCCAGGTTGTTTACAAAGGATCCATTGAGACTAAAAAAACCCAAAAGCTCAAATTTTGAGGTTAGAAATCATTTATATAATAAAGAGGAATTAGAAAATATTTGGTAA
- a CDS encoding carbamoyltransferase family protein produces the protein MKILGISAFYHDSAAAIIEDGRIIAAAQEERFTRKKHDPSFPSNAVLYCLKECATTIEQLDAIVFYDKPFLKFERLLETYYSFAPKGIKSFMMAIPVWLKEKIFLKKLIFDELQKIDKFDRKNIKLLFPEHHLSHAASVFYPSNFKEAAILTIDGVGEWATASICHGVDNEISVLKELKFPHSLGLLYSAFTFFLGFKVNSGEYKLMGLAPYGRKDHEKIKEYEDIIKSKLIQIYDDGSIWLNQKYFNYSTGLTMVKSKEWENLFDMPKRKSEGELEQRHCDLGLAIQNVTEEIVIKMARHAKDITNCEYLCLAGGVALNCVANGKLHNEDIFKDIFIQPAAGDAGGALGAALIAYYIYYKNNRIITDDVDQLNGSYLGPSFLDRDIQFVAKKYSANYSLIKDDDYFYSLVADLLAKGSVVGWFQGRMEFGPRALGARSILGDPRNEEMQKKLNLKIKYRESFRPFAPSVLEEDALEFFEKNVISPYMLEVQPIKKSRRKNLPDNYLSLPLRDKLYFLRSDIPAITHVDFTARIQTVSKKTNPDYWNIINTFKSKTGYGMLVNTSFNVRGEPIVCNPEDAYRCFMRTEMDYLVMGRFVFDKRQQPEWSSTDNWKTEYVLD, from the coding sequence GTGAAAATACTTGGAATTTCAGCTTTTTATCATGACTCAGCGGCTGCCATTATTGAGGATGGAAGAATAATTGCAGCAGCTCAGGAAGAGCGTTTTACACGAAAAAAGCATGACCCTTCATTTCCTTCCAATGCTGTATTGTATTGCTTGAAAGAGTGCGCTACCACGATTGAGCAATTAGATGCAATCGTTTTTTATGATAAGCCTTTTTTAAAATTTGAAAGGCTGTTGGAAACATATTATAGTTTTGCTCCAAAGGGAATCAAGTCTTTTATGATGGCCATTCCGGTCTGGTTAAAAGAGAAAATCTTTTTAAAGAAACTAATATTTGATGAGCTACAAAAAATCGACAAATTCGATAGGAAAAATATCAAACTACTTTTTCCTGAACATCATTTGTCTCATGCAGCAAGTGTTTTTTATCCATCTAATTTTAAGGAGGCAGCTATTTTAACTATTGACGGTGTAGGAGAGTGGGCCACAGCCTCTATTTGCCACGGAGTTGATAATGAAATCAGTGTTCTCAAAGAACTAAAATTTCCTCATTCTCTTGGATTATTATATTCTGCTTTTACTTTTTTTCTAGGGTTTAAGGTTAATTCAGGGGAGTACAAATTGATGGGATTGGCACCATATGGGAGAAAAGATCATGAGAAAATTAAAGAGTATGAAGATATTATCAAATCTAAATTGATTCAAATTTATGATGATGGTTCAATATGGTTAAACCAAAAGTATTTCAATTATTCCACTGGTTTAACAATGGTGAAGTCAAAAGAATGGGAAAATCTTTTTGATATGCCAAAGAGAAAATCGGAAGGAGAATTAGAGCAACGGCACTGTGATTTAGGTTTGGCAATTCAAAATGTTACAGAAGAAATTGTCATTAAAATGGCTCGTCATGCAAAGGATATCACCAATTGTGAATACTTATGTTTAGCAGGAGGAGTTGCACTTAATTGTGTGGCCAACGGAAAATTGCACAACGAAGATATTTTCAAGGATATTTTTATTCAACCTGCAGCAGGTGATGCAGGCGGGGCATTGGGGGCGGCTTTAATTGCTTATTATATTTATTATAAAAATAATCGGATTATTACTGATGATGTTGACCAACTTAATGGTTCATATTTGGGTCCATCATTTTTGGACCGGGATATTCAATTTGTGGCAAAAAAGTATAGTGCAAATTATTCCTTGATCAAAGATGATGATTATTTCTATTCCTTAGTGGCAGATTTGCTTGCTAAAGGATCTGTTGTTGGATGGTTTCAAGGGAGAATGGAGTTCGGACCTAGGGCATTAGGGGCAAGGAGTATTTTAGGAGATCCTAGGAATGAGGAAATGCAAAAGAAGCTTAATCTGAAAATTAAATATAGGGAATCTTTCAGGCCATTTGCGCCTTCAGTTTTAGAAGAAGATGCACTGGAGTTTTTTGAAAAAAATGTCATATCGCCCTATATGCTAGAAGTACAACCTATAAAGAAGTCGAGAAGAAAGAATTTACCTGATAATTACCTTTCACTGCCTTTACGTGATAAACTGTATTTTTTAAGGTCCGATATTCCGGCCATAACGCACGTTGATTTCACGGCTAGAATTCAAACAGTTTCTAAAAAAACTAATCCTGATTATTGGAATATAATTAATACTTTTAAATCTAAGACAGGATATGGAATGCTGGTGAATACAAGTTTTAATGTAAGAGGGGAACCTATAGTTTGTAATCCAGAAGACGCGTATCGGTGCTTTATGAGAACTGAAATGGATTATTTGGTGATGGGTAGGTTTGTGTTTGACAAAAGGCAACAGCCTGAGTGGAGCAGTACCGATAATTGGAAAACAGAATATGTTTTAGATTAA
- a CDS encoding glycosyltransferase, producing the protein MDFSQIIYIALARWDGQYASTAFSIAEELSNQQKKIYYIENPLTLKDILLKIHKKETSKRLGALFLGINSTYKIKNNLIAVTPYAVLPINWMPKGKLYGIFTKFNNSLFRKSVERVIRKEKLDDYIIYNSFNPFYTFSSKSRPAKLSIYQSVDDISQSEYIKKHGVNLEKKYAQSSDVVLVTSSHLKKKLSKYNQNTHLVANAANVKLFNKAFDQEENELNLGTSLDKYKVVIGYVGNICHRLNYKLLLKIVNEYPEYLLLMVGPINDNNPEIQNLKKHTNVFFTGPKKPAELVPYLRKMNCSIIPFLKNELTKSIYPLKINEYLAAGLPVITTNFSEDIKSFKDVIYLSNNEHDFTIQIQKAIEENNLATAHKRMEFVASNNWTNRTLQILDIIKNQSDNE; encoded by the coding sequence ATGGACTTTTCTCAAATCATATACATCGCCTTAGCTAGATGGGATGGGCAGTATGCTTCTACGGCATTTTCAATTGCTGAGGAATTGTCAAATCAACAAAAGAAAATTTACTATATCGAAAATCCATTGACCTTAAAAGACATTTTACTTAAAATACATAAAAAGGAAACGTCCAAAAGGCTTGGAGCCCTATTTTTGGGAATAAATAGTACTTACAAAATAAAAAATAATTTAATTGCAGTTACTCCTTATGCCGTACTACCAATAAATTGGATGCCTAAAGGGAAACTGTATGGCATTTTTACAAAATTTAACAATAGCTTATTTAGAAAATCTGTTGAAAGAGTTATTCGAAAGGAAAAATTAGATGATTATATTATTTATAATTCATTTAACCCCTTTTATACTTTTAGCTCCAAATCTAGACCTGCAAAGCTTTCTATTTACCAATCTGTGGATGACATCAGTCAGTCTGAATACATTAAAAAACATGGCGTTAATCTTGAAAAAAAATATGCTCAATCTTCAGATGTGGTGCTGGTAACCTCTTCTCATCTGAAGAAAAAATTAAGTAAATACAATCAAAACACGCATTTGGTTGCTAATGCTGCAAACGTGAAGCTGTTCAATAAGGCCTTTGATCAAGAAGAAAATGAATTGAATTTAGGTACTTCCTTAGATAAATATAAGGTGGTGATCGGCTATGTGGGCAACATTTGTCATCGTTTAAATTATAAGTTATTACTAAAAATTGTTAATGAATATCCGGAATATCTATTGTTAATGGTCGGTCCCATTAATGACAACAATCCTGAAATACAGAATCTGAAAAAACATACTAATGTATTTTTCACAGGCCCAAAAAAACCTGCAGAATTAGTTCCCTACCTCAGAAAAATGAATTGTTCAATTATTCCCTTTCTTAAAAATGAATTAACAAAAAGTATTTATCCGTTAAAAATTAATGAATATTTGGCGGCTGGTCTACCCGTCATAACAACTAATTTCTCTGAAGATATTAAAAGCTTTAAAGATGTTATATATTTAAGTAACAATGAGCATGATTTTACAATTCAAATTCAAAAAGCCATAGAAGAAAACAACCTAGCCACAGCTCATAAAAGAATGGAGTTTGTGGCATCAAATAATTGGACCAATAGAACTTTACAGATTTTGGATATCATTAAAAATCAATCTGACAATGAATAA
- a CDS encoding HAD-IB family hydrolase yields MPNTETDSAIAFFDFDGTITTRDSLWLFLKYFSGNLIFYLKLISLIPTLGLFKVGVINSKNMKESVFKKFLKNCDLVVFEQKCELFTKEILVNYLRSEALRKIKWHRERGHQVVVVSASPMNWLKYWCEDINIDLIGTKLEVYDNKLSGQIDGENCKGLQKVTQIKQKYDLSKYNMVYAYGDTNGDKEMLELADKAFYRRFN; encoded by the coding sequence ATGCCTAATACTGAAACAGACTCTGCGATAGCTTTTTTTGATTTTGATGGAACTATAACAACACGAGACAGCCTGTGGCTTTTTCTTAAATACTTTTCGGGAAATCTGATTTTTTATTTAAAGCTAATATCCTTAATTCCTACCTTAGGTTTATTTAAAGTAGGGGTGATCAACAGTAAAAATATGAAAGAGTCAGTTTTTAAGAAATTTCTCAAAAATTGTGATCTTGTTGTATTTGAACAGAAATGTGAATTATTTACTAAGGAAATCTTAGTGAATTATTTAAGATCAGAGGCCTTACGGAAAATCAAGTGGCATAGAGAGAGAGGTCATCAAGTAGTTGTAGTCTCTGCATCCCCTATGAACTGGCTTAAATATTGGTGCGAGGACATAAATATAGATTTAATAGGAACGAAGTTGGAGGTTTACGATAACAAGCTGTCAGGACAAATTGATGGTGAAAACTGTAAAGGGTTGCAAAAAGTTACCCAGATAAAACAAAAATATGATTTGAGTAAGTATAATATGGTTTATGCTTATGGTGACACAAATGGCGATAAGGAAATGTTAGAACTAGCTGATAAGGCTTTCTATAGGCGGTTTAATTAA
- a CDS encoding MBOAT family O-acyltransferase, which yields MLFNSLDFAIFLPIVFILYWYLNNRDVKYQNLLIVFASYVFYGWWDWRFLLLIVISTIIDYTVGNRLRSEEGEGKRKALLWISILANLGFLGFFKYYNFFLDNFVEAFSFLGMEIQANSLNIILPVGISFYTFQTLSYTIDVYRRKLEPTKDFIAFSAFVSFFPQLVAGPIERATHLLPQFYKKRTFDYLQSVDGLRQILWGLFKKIVIADNCAEFANMIFNNSEAYSGSTLVLGALFFTFQIYGDFSGYSDIAIGTSRLFGFDLMRNFNFPYFSRDIAEFWRRWHISLSTWFRDYLYIPLGGSRGGLMMKIRNTFIIFIVSGFWHGANWTFIIWGTLNAIYFLPVLLTENNRNNIEIVAKGKVLPTLKEFFLMLITFSLVVFAWIFFRANNVEHAISYISEILSFSFFTFPDFENINRASMVLLLVGVFLLFEWHGREWQFAIAKLGLTWKRPIRYILYYSLIIAILWFGGKEQEFIYFQF from the coding sequence ATGCTATTTAACTCATTAGACTTTGCAATTTTTTTACCGATAGTTTTTATCCTTTATTGGTATTTAAATAATAGGGATGTAAAATATCAGAATCTGTTAATTGTTTTTGCTAGTTATGTTTTCTACGGATGGTGGGATTGGAGATTTTTGTTATTGATTGTAATTAGTACAATCATTGATTACACAGTTGGGAATAGATTAAGATCTGAAGAAGGAGAAGGCAAAAGGAAAGCCCTTTTATGGATAAGCATTTTAGCAAATCTTGGATTTTTAGGCTTTTTTAAATACTATAACTTTTTCCTTGATAATTTTGTTGAGGCGTTTTCATTTTTAGGAATGGAAATACAAGCTAATTCGTTAAATATTATTTTACCCGTTGGAATTAGTTTTTATACTTTCCAAACCTTAAGTTACACAATAGATGTTTACAGACGTAAATTAGAGCCGACAAAAGACTTTATAGCTTTTTCAGCCTTTGTTAGTTTTTTCCCGCAGTTAGTAGCAGGGCCCATTGAAAGGGCTACCCATTTGCTACCACAATTTTATAAAAAAAGAACTTTTGATTATCTACAATCTGTTGACGGTCTTCGTCAGATTCTGTGGGGTTTGTTTAAGAAAATAGTTATCGCAGACAACTGTGCAGAGTTTGCAAATATGATTTTTAATAATTCGGAAGCATATTCAGGTAGTACCTTAGTTTTAGGTGCTTTATTTTTTACATTTCAAATTTACGGTGATTTTTCAGGGTATTCTGATATCGCAATTGGTACCTCTCGTCTTTTTGGATTTGATTTAATGCGGAACTTCAATTTCCCTTACTTTTCAAGGGATATTGCTGAATTTTGGAGAAGGTGGCATATTTCATTATCGACCTGGTTTAGAGATTATTTATATATCCCACTAGGAGGAAGTAGAGGTGGGTTGATGATGAAAATTAGAAATACTTTCATCATTTTTATTGTGAGTGGGTTTTGGCATGGAGCAAATTGGACATTTATAATTTGGGGAACTTTGAATGCTATTTATTTTCTACCAGTTTTACTGACAGAGAACAATAGAAATAATATTGAAATAGTAGCAAAAGGTAAAGTTTTGCCTACACTTAAGGAATTTTTCCTTATGTTAATAACCTTTAGCTTGGTTGTTTTTGCATGGATATTTTTCAGAGCTAATAATGTTGAGCATGCGATAAGTTATATATCTGAAATTTTATCATTTTCATTTTTCACATTTCCAGACTTTGAGAACATTAATAGAGCCTCAATGGTGTTACTGTTGGTAGGTGTCTTTCTACTTTTTGAATGGCATGGTAGGGAATGGCAATTTGCTATCGCTAAATTAGGATTGACTTGGAAACGGCCAATAAGATATATTTTATACTATTCGCTTATTATTGCAATTTTATGGTTTGGGGGAAAGGAGCAAGAGTTTATTTATTTTCAATTTTGA
- a CDS encoding exopolysaccharide transport family protein — protein MDILYLLYALWRKKWIIIIIPIISVAVAVLLTMNLKPTYKSNSQIATGFTTNEGVSVTDERFNLREVDLKFNNLLAVMKSGTILNMVSYKMTVNRINKQLESGKTDEKFTEDELLLAESIFQSYLRKQESFSIEDENSKLLRDILNDYGFTFNFFRNGFDIKRQPNTDFIQVSFVSGNPDRSAEAVNTYCDEFLRYYATTKRESSSESVTFFEELKKRKKDELDAKNQALKVFKSNNNLLTGRTDGDSRSSQLYELESQRDQINNNIYGLTLKLEDYRTTLSEKTSGNSNISTSNSNERILNIKKKIDNLNEKFISSGSNNAQLLDSLNLLRQQYKVELGLMERGSSPQSTQGLSAGEIRDLIKSTEIELQVQESRLSDINYKINSIRGSLSSYANNEAILSTLERDVEVASNEYLAAVEKFNEAQNKLMASAGSIRQVYKAVPPASPEPSKRFIIIILAGFATFGLCVFVIILLEIIDTSIKTPAQFERLTGLRLSGSLVKIDTKKLNYLNLFTKKQEQEELEQFKHFLRKIRYEIENDNAKTFLITSTKVGVGKTFVIFSLAFVLSMIKKRVLIIDTNFKNNALSKWLIPAKKKPKFLDQGKTDRTELKLYNEGQEEESQTHSEVELVQPTKHKNIYIIGNGGGFESPEEIFFNKDFKSLIQGLSNKFDYILLEGSALNDYSDSKELVKYVDKIIPVFSAQETIKQLDKDSIAYLQKQPQKLSGAILNFVDHKNLNI, from the coding sequence ATGGATATCTTATACCTCTTGTACGCATTGTGGAGAAAAAAATGGATAATCATTATAATTCCTATAATTTCTGTAGCAGTCGCTGTCCTTTTGACAATGAATTTAAAACCTACCTATAAATCCAATTCGCAGATTGCTACTGGTTTTACTACAAATGAAGGGGTGAGTGTAACAGATGAACGATTCAATCTAAGAGAAGTAGATTTAAAATTCAATAATTTATTAGCGGTGATGAAATCTGGAACTATTTTAAATATGGTATCCTACAAAATGACCGTCAATAGAATTAATAAGCAATTAGAATCTGGGAAAACCGATGAAAAATTCACGGAAGATGAATTACTGCTGGCTGAATCGATTTTTCAATCCTACCTTAGGAAACAAGAATCATTTTCTATAGAAGACGAGAATTCTAAACTATTACGAGACATTTTAAACGACTATGGTTTTACATTTAATTTCTTTCGAAACGGATTTGATATTAAAAGGCAGCCCAATACAGATTTTATCCAAGTGTCATTTGTCTCAGGAAATCCAGATAGATCTGCTGAAGCTGTAAATACTTACTGTGATGAATTTCTAAGATACTATGCCACAACCAAAAGAGAATCGAGCAGTGAATCTGTTACTTTCTTCGAAGAATTAAAGAAGAGAAAAAAGGATGAATTGGATGCTAAAAACCAAGCACTAAAAGTCTTTAAATCGAATAACAATTTACTAACAGGTAGAACTGATGGAGATAGTCGCTCTTCTCAACTTTATGAACTGGAATCACAAAGGGATCAGATTAACAATAATATTTACGGTCTAACATTAAAACTTGAAGATTATCGAACAACGCTTTCTGAAAAAACTAGTGGGAATAGCAATATTTCCACTTCAAATTCTAACGAACGCATTCTAAATATTAAGAAAAAAATTGACAACCTTAATGAAAAATTCATTAGTTCCGGCTCAAATAATGCTCAGCTATTAGATTCCTTGAATTTGTTGAGACAACAATATAAAGTTGAGTTAGGCTTAATGGAAAGAGGAAGTTCGCCACAAAGCACACAAGGCTTAAGCGCAGGGGAGATAAGAGATTTGATAAAAAGTACGGAGATTGAATTACAAGTCCAAGAATCAAGGCTTTCTGATATTAATTATAAAATCAATAGTATAAGAGGATCCTTATCAAGTTATGCCAATAATGAGGCAATCTTAAGTACATTAGAAAGAGATGTCGAAGTAGCATCAAACGAATATTTAGCAGCAGTAGAAAAATTCAATGAGGCTCAAAACAAATTAATGGCCTCTGCAGGTTCAATTAGGCAAGTATATAAAGCTGTTCCTCCAGCAAGCCCTGAGCCGTCAAAAAGATTTATTATTATTATTTTAGCAGGTTTTGCAACTTTTGGACTTTGCGTATTCGTGATTATTCTGCTTGAGATTATAGATACAAGTATAAAAACTCCTGCTCAATTTGAAAGATTGACAGGACTGCGGCTGTCCGGAAGCTTAGTAAAAATCGATACGAAAAAATTAAACTACCTTAATTTATTTACAAAGAAACAAGAGCAAGAAGAACTAGAGCAGTTCAAACATTTCCTTAGAAAAATTAGATATGAAATTGAAAACGATAATGCTAAAACCTTCTTAATAACCAGTACTAAAGTTGGAGTAGGGAAAACTTTTGTTATTTTTTCTCTTGCTTTTGTATTAAGTATGATTAAAAAAAGGGTCTTGATAATTGATACAAATTTTAAAAACAATGCCTTATCAAAATGGCTAATCCCTGCCAAGAAAAAACCCAAATTTCTGGATCAAGGGAAGACAGATCGAACCGAATTAAAATTATACAATGAGGGACAAGAGGAAGAAAGCCAAACCCACAGTGAAGTTGAACTAGTACAACCTACCAAACATAAGAATATTTATATCATCGGGAATGGTGGTGGTTTTGAGTCCCCAGAAGAAATCTTTTTTAACAAGGATTTCAAGAGTTTGATCCAAGGGTTATCAAATAAATTCGATTACATCTTGCTTGAAGGTTCGGCTTTAAATGATTATTCAGATTCTAAGGAATTGGTAAAGTACGTTGATAAAATTATCCCCGTTTTTTCAGCCCAGGAAACTATTAAACAATTAGATAAAGACTCAATCGCCTATTTACAGAAACAACCTCAAAAACTCTCAGGTGCGATTCTTAATTTCGTTGACCATAAAAATTTGAATATTTAA
- a CDS encoding decaprenyl-phosphate phosphoribosyltransferase — MIAFIRLLRLKHWVKNTFVFLPVFFAGELFSNDKFYECVAGFIIFSFSASAIYALNDIFDVEEDRQHPDKRNRPIAAGKISVKSAILIAVVLFVISVGTAYYLDFFFFICIVLYIALNLAYSFGLKNIAILDLFIVAFGFLLRVIAGGEISEVPVSHWLLIMVLLLSLFLVLAKRRDDLILVENGTKNIRKASSGYNLDFTNACLTLLSAVMIVSYIMYTVSDEVQERYDSKYLFLTCIFVIAGLMRYLQITMVEKKSGSPVKILYKDAFIFVVLLAWVLSFYILLYA; from the coding sequence ATGATAGCCTTCATAAGACTACTTCGCCTCAAGCATTGGGTTAAAAACACATTTGTATTTTTACCAGTGTTTTTTGCGGGAGAGCTGTTTTCAAATGATAAATTTTATGAGTGTGTCGCTGGCTTTATTATTTTTTCTTTCTCAGCTAGTGCTATTTATGCTCTTAATGATATTTTTGATGTAGAGGAAGACCGTCAACATCCTGATAAAAGGAACAGGCCTATTGCCGCTGGGAAAATAAGCGTTAAATCAGCTATCTTAATTGCAGTTGTTTTATTTGTTATCTCTGTAGGAACAGCTTATTATTTGGATTTTTTCTTTTTCATTTGCATTGTTTTATACATAGCACTGAATCTAGCATATTCTTTCGGATTAAAGAACATAGCGATATTAGATCTTTTCATCGTTGCATTCGGATTTTTATTAAGAGTAATTGCAGGAGGCGAAATATCCGAAGTCCCAGTTTCCCATTGGCTGTTAATAATGGTTTTACTTTTGTCATTGTTTCTGGTTTTGGCCAAACGGAGGGATGATTTGATTTTAGTTGAAAATGGAACTAAAAATATTAGAAAAGCTTCCTCTGGTTATAATTTGGATTTCACTAATGCTTGTTTGACCCTTCTTTCCGCAGTTATGATCGTTTCCTATATAATGTACACTGTTTCTGATGAAGTGCAAGAAAGATATGATTCTAAGTACTTATTCTTAACATGCATTTTTGTAATCGCAGGTTTGATGCGATATCTTCAAATTACTATGGTTGAAAAGAAAAGTGGATCACCCGTTAAAATTTTGTACAAAGATGCATTTATTTTTGTAGTCCTTTTGGCGTGGGTATTGTCGTTTTATATCTTATTGTATGCCTAA
- a CDS encoding PorP/SprF family type IX secretion system membrane protein, whose translation MAEENMKEMLLSSDKSNIIKAIIIPLMVCFGTTQSVQSQDVLSRTQIFQAIEWQSPAMAGIQNTLSADIMYRQALNGYGNQSGYIQAGLFYPIKKGSVQNLNNSSFALSNPEKAEEFYNSKLARRKQGVGLQLNSIQLGPLDRTEIKGFYAYHLPVSKKFNLSFGSALKFQQNSIGLNNLNVRDKANDELYQRLINTNAGRQSNIQMDLSLAYYSNKLYLSFVANSLFTHGFQENEMSSYMNDGLNFSLIAGYKWNLNSELSLLPNVEINYFATTGGQYKSSLRLKYKDLMYIGTGMHHQLKWAGLFGVNIPGNFFLHYSYDYYTGFIQEFSNGVHEVSLSFLFNNKNSSTPYTW comes from the coding sequence ATGGCAGAAGAAAATATGAAGGAAATGTTACTATCCTCAGATAAATCAAATATTATCAAAGCCATTATAATACCTTTGATGGTGTGTTTTGGAACAACACAATCTGTTCAGTCACAAGACGTACTGTCCCGCACGCAGATATTTCAGGCAATCGAATGGCAAAGCCCAGCGATGGCAGGGATTCAAAACACCTTATCTGCTGACATCATGTATCGCCAGGCACTAAATGGTTACGGAAATCAGTCTGGCTATATTCAAGCAGGATTATTTTACCCGATTAAAAAAGGTTCAGTACAAAATCTTAACAACTCTTCATTTGCTCTCAGTAATCCTGAAAAGGCAGAAGAGTTTTACAATTCAAAGTTAGCTAGAAGAAAGCAAGGTGTAGGCCTGCAACTAAATTCAATTCAGCTTGGCCCCTTAGATAGGACAGAAATCAAAGGGTTTTATGCCTATCATCTTCCGGTCAGTAAAAAATTTAATTTAAGTTTCGGAAGTGCGTTAAAGTTTCAGCAGAACAGTATTGGTTTAAACAACTTAAATGTCCGTGACAAAGCCAATGATGAATTATATCAAAGACTGATTAATACAAATGCAGGAAGACAATCGAATATCCAAATGGATCTGTCATTAGCTTATTACAGCAATAAATTATACTTAAGCTTTGTAGCAAATTCATTGTTCACACACGGCTTTCAAGAAAATGAAATGTCTTCTTATATGAATGACGGTCTAAATTTCAGCTTAATTGCCGGATATAAATGGAATTTAAATTCCGAACTGAGCCTTTTACCTAATGTGGAAATTAATTATTTTGCTACAACTGGAGGACAGTATAAATCATCATTAAGATTAAAGTATAAAGATTTAATGTACATTGGAACGGGTATGCACCATCAATTAAAATGGGCAGGTTTATTCGGGGTCAATATCCCAGGAAATTTTTTCCTTCATTATTCTTATGACTACTATACAGGATTTATTCAAGAGTTCTCAAATGGTGTCCACGAAGTAAGCTTAAGCTTTCTATTTAATAACAAAAATTCATCTACTCCATATACATGGTAA
- a CDS encoding DUF5989 family protein, with protein sequence MEFLKDLWQFVRARKKWWLAPVIMLLILIGVVLVLGGSSAIAPFIYTLF encoded by the coding sequence ATGGAATTTTTAAAAGATTTATGGCAATTTGTCAGAGCCAGAAAAAAATGGTGGTTGGCACCTGTAATTATGCTCCTAATTTTGATTGGTGTAGTGTTGGTTTTAGGTGGTAGTTCCGCAATTGCTCCATTTATTTATACATTGTTTTAG
- a CDS encoding sulfotransferase family protein, whose protein sequence is MNSFKNLPDFLIIGAGKSGTTSVDNYLKQHPEIFISPVKEPNFFGYELNTPKDFEGSPQLNHYNSSVTNIDDYLKLFQGASVGQVKGETSNTYMYHEHAAKRIKHYVPHVKLIAILRQPAERLYSRYLHLAREDKLPSKEFADCLDKNTIWWKRNDLIKEGFYGKYLDEYYKLFDHSQIKVFLYEELREDPVKLHQEIFHFLGVNEDFEIDFSITYNQSGFIKNPTVDKLIGSKSPLVTGLKKIISEKNLQRLKDNRFIFKKVNDLRSKNLSKPKLAKELKSKISNEIYRQDILLLQALIDKDLSHWLD, encoded by the coding sequence ATGAATTCATTTAAAAATCTTCCAGATTTCTTAATAATAGGGGCTGGTAAATCAGGAACAACCAGCGTAGATAATTATTTAAAACAACATCCTGAAATATTTATTAGTCCAGTGAAGGAGCCTAATTTTTTTGGATATGAATTAAATACCCCTAAAGATTTTGAAGGTAGTCCTCAATTGAATCACTATAATAGTTCGGTGACTAATATTGATGATTATCTAAAATTATTTCAAGGTGCTTCTGTTGGCCAGGTAAAAGGGGAGACTTCAAATACATATATGTACCATGAGCATGCAGCAAAAAGGATTAAACATTATGTGCCTCACGTAAAGTTGATCGCTATTTTACGTCAGCCAGCAGAAAGATTATATTCTAGATATTTGCATTTAGCAAGGGAAGACAAGTTGCCCTCCAAGGAATTTGCAGATTGCCTAGATAAAAATACAATTTGGTGGAAAAGGAATGATTTGATAAAGGAGGGTTTTTATGGAAAATATCTGGATGAATACTACAAGCTTTTTGACCATTCTCAAATAAAAGTATTCTTGTATGAGGAATTACGTGAGGATCCTGTAAAATTGCATCAAGAAATATTTCATTTTCTCGGAGTAAATGAGGACTTTGAAATAGATTTCTCCATAACGTACAATCAGTCTGGCTTTATCAAAAATCCAACTGTTGATAAATTGATAGGATCAAAAAGCCCTTTGGTCACGGGCCTGAAGAAGATAATTTCTGAAAAGAACCTTCAACGGCTTAAGGATAATAGATTTATATTTAAAAAGGTAAATGATTTAAGAAGTAAAAACCTGTCAAAGCCAAAGTTAGCCAAAGAACTGAAATCAAAAATCTCAAATGAAATATACAGACAGGATATTTTACTATTGCAAGCATTAATTGATAAGGACTTAAGTCATTGGCTTGATTAA